In Vibrio marisflavi CECT 7928, the following are encoded in one genomic region:
- a CDS encoding flagellar basal body P-ring protein FlgI, with the protein MKLRSFLILFCLLLGQTAHAERLLNLVNIQGIRSNKLVGYGLVVGLDGSGDRTSQTPFTSQSIKNMLDQFGVQSDGRVDLRNVAAVSVTASLPANMQPGQTIDVTVSSIGDASSLKGGTLLMTPMKGMDGNIYAVAQGNLIVGGVKAQGRTGTGITINLPTVGRIPGGATVERTVPSGLSKSRTLLLSLRDPSFVTARNIERAINGVFGSSEAEALNERSVKVKVPLNSDQRVTFMAMLEQLNVQAGDPPAIVVIDARTGTVVMGGDVKLRQAAVAHGNLVVQISEKYNVSQPPPFNKGGRTVVTPESKVKIKGNNPTHVFLLPAGATLAKVVAALNSVGASTTDLMAILEALKKAGALEAQLKVI; encoded by the coding sequence ATGAAATTACGTTCATTTTTGATATTGTTCTGTTTGCTGCTTGGGCAAACAGCACATGCTGAAAGGCTGCTGAATCTTGTGAATATTCAGGGGATCCGTAGCAATAAACTAGTTGGATATGGACTCGTTGTCGGCCTGGATGGCTCAGGTGACCGTACCAGTCAAACTCCTTTCACTTCACAGTCGATTAAAAATATGCTCGACCAATTTGGAGTTCAGTCTGACGGTCGAGTTGATCTACGTAACGTCGCGGCAGTGTCAGTTACTGCCAGTTTGCCTGCTAATATGCAGCCGGGTCAAACTATTGATGTAACGGTTTCCTCCATTGGTGACGCATCAAGCTTAAAAGGTGGCACGCTGTTAATGACACCAATGAAAGGCATGGACGGAAATATTTATGCGGTAGCGCAAGGCAATCTGATTGTTGGTGGCGTTAAAGCACAGGGTAGGACTGGAACGGGCATAACAATCAATTTACCAACTGTAGGCCGAATACCTGGTGGAGCGACAGTTGAACGCACCGTACCTTCTGGATTATCTAAATCTCGCACGTTGCTATTAAGTTTACGTGATCCAAGTTTCGTCACCGCTAGAAATATCGAACGGGCCATCAATGGTGTATTTGGTTCGAGTGAAGCGGAAGCGCTTAATGAACGTTCAGTCAAAGTAAAAGTCCCTCTAAATTCTGATCAAAGGGTGACGTTTATGGCTATGTTAGAGCAACTAAATGTGCAGGCAGGAGATCCACCAGCAATCGTTGTTATCGATGCTCGTACTGGTACTGTGGTTATGGGGGGAGACGTGAAACTACGTCAAGCCGCCGTCGCCCACGGTAACTTGGTTGTTCAGATCAGCGAGAAATATAACGTTAGCCAACCGCCACCTTTTAACAAAGGTGGTAGAACTGTGGTTACACCAGAATCTAAGGTCAAAATTAAAGGAAATAATCCAACGCATGTATTCCTACTTCCTGCTGGAGCCACATTAGCGAAAGTAGTAGCGGCCCTTAATAGCGTTGGGGCTTCTACGACAGATTTAATGGCCATTCTTGAGGCTCTGAAAAAAGCGGGTGCCTTAGAAGCTCAGCTGAAAGTGATTTAA
- the motA gene encoding flagellar motor stator protein MotA: MFKLLGFLLIFLSVLGGFYMEDGPLHALYQPSEFIIIGGAAIGFLAISQPFAVFKGIGQFIQRLFHGSQYSPEFYQQLLQLLFHLFNAASSKGLKGMEDDIDKPEGSILFRDYPLVISQPRLIHLISDTLRLMMIQKIPPHEMATMLEEEIEGIHQDLNRTPDALLNLADALPGFGILAAVMGIIVTMGSIDGSLVQIGIHVASALTGTFLGIFLSYGFASPLARAIENEICKEVMALDVIKSALVAFNSGKPPMLAVDAGRRSLYSELKPSFIDMENELNGQ; encoded by the coding sequence ATGTTTAAATTACTTGGCTTCTTACTCATCTTCCTAAGTGTACTAGGTGGATTCTATATGGAAGATGGCCCGCTACATGCTCTGTATCAACCGTCAGAATTTATCATTATCGGTGGCGCAGCAATTGGTTTTTTAGCAATTTCACAACCTTTCGCTGTATTCAAAGGTATTGGGCAATTTATACAAAGACTGTTTCATGGTAGCCAATATAGCCCGGAGTTTTATCAGCAGTTACTGCAACTTCTTTTTCATCTTTTTAACGCAGCGAGTTCAAAAGGGTTAAAGGGAATGGAGGATGATATTGATAAGCCAGAAGGTAGTATACTATTTCGCGACTATCCTCTGGTTATCAGTCAACCACGCTTAATCCACTTGATCAGTGATACATTGCGATTGATGATGATTCAAAAAATCCCGCCTCATGAGATGGCCACGATGTTGGAAGAAGAGATTGAAGGCATTCATCAAGACTTAAATCGCACACCTGATGCACTGTTAAACCTGGCTGATGCGCTTCCTGGCTTTGGTATATTGGCTGCAGTGATGGGGATTATTGTCACTATGGGTAGTATCGATGGGAGCTTGGTGCAAATCGGTATTCATGTAGCGTCGGCACTAACGGGCACCTTTCTTGGTATCTTCCTTAGCTATGGTTTTGCATCGCCACTAGCGAGAGCGATAGAGAATGAGATTTGCAAAGAGGTGATGGCACTAGATGTGATTAAAAGTGCGCTCGTTGCCTTCAACTCTGGTAAGCCACCTATGTTGGCGGTTGATGCTGGCCGGCGCTCCTTATATAGCGAACTCAAACCCAGCTTCATTGATATGGAGAACGAGTTGAATGGACAGTAA
- a CDS encoding rod-binding protein, giving the protein MTINFNNQAYFDTSELQNMEGQGKNSQALDGASDQFEALFLQMMLKSMQKTNETLEKGSMFSSQNQQLYQGMYDNQLAFEMSQQHGLGLSEMLVKQLGGDVSKVVRTGDFVNGNSKNKV; this is encoded by the coding sequence ATGACGATTAACTTTAACAATCAGGCCTACTTTGATACCTCCGAGTTACAAAACATGGAGGGACAAGGAAAAAATAGTCAGGCTCTGGATGGAGCTTCCGATCAGTTTGAAGCCTTGTTTTTGCAAATGATGCTAAAGAGTATGCAGAAAACCAATGAGACTCTGGAGAAAGGAAGCATGTTCTCCAGCCAGAATCAGCAGCTCTATCAAGGTATGTATGACAATCAGTTGGCTTTTGAAATGAGCCAACAACATGGTTTAGGCCTATCAGAAATGCTCGTTAAGCAGTTAGGTGGTGACGTGTCCAAGGTTGTCCGAACTGGCGATTTCGTAAATGGAAATAGCAAAAATAAAGTATAA
- the flgK gene encoding flagellar hook-associated protein FlgK produces MNIINIAESGADAAKAWLDITSQNISNEPNENYFREGVSVSSVGVDSGGGVKVNGFVRYSDSWANQQVRSQTGELAGYNTQYTCLSNIDTYLGSNGTSINTGIQSFFSSLTKAQADPSSSSYRQSVLSQATQLANLFNTASSQINKWTDNVKQQLQSTIPQTNQLLTQIAKLNKQIVAGKATGQNVNSLIDQREGDLKTLSKSLSVKTLQQPNGSVNVMLSNGNALITGSMASQLKLTTGASGIPGVDLVAGGHESSLNLTKDSTLGALINVNLKTLQNLKGKINSLAKQFADSFNKLQSQGSDKNGNPGTALFSYNANDPAGSLKVAITDPAILAFAASGSGPGDGSNLNKMIALNSQSFSALSGSSFSGFYSSVVNQNANATATVKSQVSTASSLLASANAHQQSVSGVNMGTQSANLLRYTQAYQANAKVLSTASTIFNALLNMTS; encoded by the coding sequence ATGAACATTATCAACATTGCCGAAAGCGGTGCTGACGCAGCAAAAGCTTGGCTCGATATAACGTCGCAAAACATATCCAATGAACCGAACGAAAATTACTTTCGAGAAGGGGTAAGCGTCTCTTCTGTAGGAGTCGATTCTGGTGGTGGCGTTAAGGTTAATGGGTTTGTCCGCTATAGTGATTCTTGGGCGAATCAACAAGTACGGAGTCAAACAGGTGAATTAGCTGGGTACAATACTCAGTACACTTGCCTAAGTAATATTGATACCTATTTAGGTAGTAACGGCACGTCTATCAATACTGGAATTCAGAGTTTTTTCTCGTCTCTGACAAAAGCTCAGGCAGATCCATCTAGCAGCAGTTATCGCCAGTCGGTTTTGAGCCAAGCCACACAGCTAGCGAACCTGTTCAATACAGCCAGCTCCCAAATTAATAAATGGACTGATAACGTTAAGCAGCAGCTACAAAGTACCATTCCACAAACAAACCAGTTATTGACTCAAATCGCTAAGCTGAATAAGCAAATAGTCGCCGGGAAAGCGACAGGCCAGAACGTTAACTCACTCATAGATCAACGTGAGGGCGATTTGAAAACCTTGTCAAAAAGCTTAAGTGTTAAAACGCTTCAGCAGCCAAATGGAAGTGTCAATGTCATGCTGAGCAATGGTAACGCTTTGATTACTGGCTCAATGGCAAGTCAGCTAAAGTTAACCACTGGAGCGAGTGGGATTCCCGGAGTCGATCTAGTTGCGGGTGGTCATGAATCCAGCTTGAACTTGACCAAAGATAGCACTCTGGGTGCCTTAATCAATGTCAACCTAAAAACCTTACAGAACCTGAAAGGCAAAATAAATTCACTTGCGAAGCAGTTTGCTGATAGCTTCAACAAGCTCCAGTCTCAAGGTTCAGATAAAAATGGTAATCCTGGAACAGCCCTGTTTAGTTATAACGCAAACGATCCAGCAGGGAGCCTAAAAGTTGCGATAACTGACCCAGCTATACTGGCATTTGCCGCTTCTGGATCTGGACCTGGTGATGGGAGCAATCTAAATAAGATGATTGCGCTGAACTCTCAATCCTTTTCAGCACTTTCAGGGAGTAGCTTTAGCGGGTTTTATTCCAGTGTGGTCAACCAGAATGCGAATGCTACTGCAACGGTGAAGTCTCAGGTGTCAACGGCAAGTAGCTTATTAGCTTCGGCAAATGCTCATCAGCAATCTGTTAGTGGTGTAAATATGGGCACCCAATCAGCGAATTTATTGCGCTATACCCAAGCCTATCAGGCGAATGCGAAGGTGCTGTCTACCGCTAGCACTATCTTCAATGCTCTACTGAATATGACGAGCTAA
- the flgH gene encoding flagellar basal body L-ring protein FlgH, whose amino-acid sequence MYRRFTLCSVVIALLSGCVSPLKDPTQGEDGYSAHNFPSAKVEHQNGSLFGGRSSLMLFSDHRAHKVGDIITVVLDEHTVSAHKSGTSIDKSNADNISSPVIFGNTGGGNLQTGLASNHKFDGSTNSMQQNLLQGQLTVVVQKVMPNGVLFIKGEKWIKLNQGTEYVRVTGYIRPEDINDLNEVSSQRVADANIAYSGTGALADANRQGWLSRFFSSKWFPF is encoded by the coding sequence GTGTACAGACGTTTTACATTGTGTAGCGTGGTGATTGCACTGTTAAGCGGTTGTGTTTCCCCTCTTAAAGATCCGACTCAAGGGGAGGATGGCTATTCCGCCCATAATTTTCCTTCCGCAAAGGTGGAGCATCAAAATGGCAGCCTTTTTGGTGGACGTTCTTCTTTAATGTTATTTAGTGATCACCGAGCACATAAAGTCGGAGACATTATTACCGTAGTATTAGATGAGCATACAGTTTCTGCCCATAAATCAGGCACTAGTATTGATAAAAGCAATGCGGATAATATCAGCTCTCCAGTGATCTTCGGCAACACTGGAGGGGGGAATTTACAGACTGGCTTAGCTTCGAACCACAAATTTGATGGCAGCACGAATTCGATGCAGCAAAACCTGTTACAGGGGCAGTTGACCGTTGTTGTACAGAAAGTGATGCCAAATGGCGTGCTGTTTATTAAAGGGGAAAAGTGGATCAAGTTAAATCAAGGGACCGAGTATGTTCGCGTGACGGGCTACATCAGGCCAGAAGATATTAATGACCTCAATGAAGTCTCATCACAACGTGTCGCAGATGCAAATATCGCTTACTCCGGAACGGGCGCATTGGCGGACGCGAATCGTCAGGGTTGGTTAAGTCGATTCTTTAGTAGTAAGTGGTTCCCGTTCTGA
- a CDS encoding flagellar hook-length control protein FliK, translating into MPQLGTSSISLVQSQSEKTPQEISNKNSNREGSFSFCSMHKEVTDRPEANSLSKHEASPNQNSSKLSRSKSDSEKKKGHHKKANSKESVESQVNFQALNLFSSTEVKKQPAKTSLKLVKSVDIAAPSKKVASFINADLNLGDAKKKVTNTTVDGTSTSSKAIHESKLFEPLAAEAKELHTSTAVEGSKSASRKLATHTTPLFETSAVAQVTHSQTEQKKPAKLMSDNGSHSLVNLSANQVSPHQLSQQLNTPTLAAQLAKPILQPEKLSLNQSGWERVIQQQFNWQLQNKQQKATLRLHPSELGQLQIQIQVASQHTQVQVIAPNHQVQNTLHQHLHQLQYELAQNTQGSVHVDVSAQNNSGQSQQNQQQQNGNQPSYLHRTIEEKTVVKANKLAHDRLLDTQC; encoded by the coding sequence ATGCCACAATTGGGTACAAGTTCAATTTCACTGGTGCAATCGCAGTCGGAGAAAACACCACAAGAAATCTCGAATAAAAACTCAAATCGAGAGGGAAGCTTCAGCTTCTGTTCTATGCATAAAGAAGTCACGGATAGGCCAGAAGCAAACTCATTGTCTAAACATGAGGCAAGTCCTAACCAAAATAGTTCTAAGCTTTCACGGAGTAAATCGGACTCCGAGAAGAAAAAGGGGCATCATAAAAAAGCTAATTCAAAAGAGAGCGTCGAAAGTCAGGTTAACTTTCAAGCGCTGAACTTATTTAGCTCCACTGAGGTTAAGAAACAGCCCGCTAAAACATCATTGAAGCTGGTGAAAAGTGTCGATATTGCAGCGCCAAGCAAAAAAGTTGCGAGCTTTATCAATGCTGATTTGAATCTCGGTGACGCGAAAAAGAAAGTGACCAATACAACGGTGGATGGGACTAGCACGAGCTCCAAAGCAATTCACGAGTCCAAGCTATTTGAACCTTTGGCAGCCGAAGCCAAGGAGCTGCATACAAGTACAGCTGTCGAAGGTAGCAAAAGTGCCAGTCGCAAGCTTGCAACTCATACGACTCCACTATTTGAGACATCTGCTGTTGCCCAAGTGACTCATTCACAAACTGAACAAAAAAAGCCAGCGAAGTTGATGAGTGATAACGGTTCGCATAGTTTGGTAAATCTATCGGCAAATCAAGTGTCACCACACCAGCTTAGTCAGCAGTTGAATACACCAACTTTAGCTGCGCAACTTGCTAAACCAATCCTTCAACCGGAAAAACTCAGCCTGAATCAAAGTGGCTGGGAGCGGGTCATTCAGCAACAATTTAATTGGCAATTGCAGAATAAACAGCAGAAAGCAACATTGCGTCTGCACCCATCAGAGCTTGGGCAGTTGCAGATACAAATTCAGGTTGCAAGTCAGCATACCCAAGTGCAAGTGATTGCACCGAATCATCAAGTACAAAACACATTACATCAGCATTTGCATCAGTTGCAGTATGAATTGGCCCAAAACACCCAAGGAAGTGTCCATGTTGATGTTTCCGCCCAAAATAACTCTGGTCAATCACAACAGAACCAACAGCAGCAGAATGGAAATCAGCCATCATACTTGCATCGAACCATTGAAGAGAAGACTGTCGTGAAAGCTAATAAGCTGGCTCATGATCGACTGCTCGATACACAGTGTTAA
- the fliS gene encoding flagellar export chaperone FliS produces MSNNHPFHAYQEASIDAKVNVASPQQLMLMLTRELIHSLIRLKAHIEYERVEGKVKESDRCMEMLVVLEHALDPEVDLELFENCKQVYRFSMGNILRASVQNDLAPLEEVISLIGPLKQTWEQALAS; encoded by the coding sequence ATGTCAAATAATCATCCATTTCATGCTTATCAGGAAGCATCCATTGATGCCAAAGTGAATGTGGCATCACCTCAACAGTTGATGCTGATGTTAACTCGGGAGTTGATCCATAGTTTAATTCGCTTGAAAGCCCATATCGAATATGAACGTGTCGAGGGGAAAGTGAAAGAGAGTGATCGCTGTATGGAGATGCTTGTGGTTTTAGAACATGCACTGGATCCAGAAGTAGATCTTGAGCTATTCGAGAATTGTAAGCAAGTTTACCGGTTTTCAATGGGCAATATATTGAGGGCGAGTGTCCAAAATGATTTAGCGCCACTTGAAGAGGTTATCTCTTTGATAGGTCCACTGAAGCAAACTTGGGAGCAAGCGCTAGCCTCATGA
- the flgG gene encoding flagellar basal-body rod protein FlgG yields MNQSLDIAKTGLTAMQDEMNIISNNLANVNTTAFKSGRASFEDLFYQTEQTAGGMVNQQNVKPVSIQFGTGVKMTGTEKIFTTGDIKTTGQPLDLAISGPGFFQVQKADGTIEYTRDGQFQKSPDGTLVTSDGLPLNPNITIPQDATSVTIGTDGTVSITEAGNSNSQTLGQISLVRFINPTGLKALGGSLYQQTSASGPANEYTPGQSGTGQLKQGALEGSNVSVVQEMVAMISTQRAYDMDSKMVTATDQMLQKISQVS; encoded by the coding sequence ATGAATCAATCACTTGATATCGCTAAAACAGGTTTAACAGCGATGCAGGACGAGATGAACATCATCTCAAACAATCTAGCGAACGTGAATACCACTGCGTTTAAAAGCGGCAGAGCTTCCTTTGAAGATCTGTTTTATCAGACGGAGCAGACTGCTGGTGGAATGGTTAACCAACAGAATGTGAAGCCAGTAAGTATTCAGTTTGGTACCGGGGTAAAAATGACAGGTACTGAGAAAATCTTTACTACTGGAGACATAAAAACAACGGGTCAACCTTTAGATCTAGCAATCTCAGGTCCGGGGTTCTTTCAAGTACAAAAAGCGGATGGAACTATTGAATATACTCGTGACGGGCAATTTCAAAAAAGTCCAGATGGCACATTGGTCACTAGTGATGGGCTACCTCTAAATCCGAATATAACCATCCCACAGGACGCTACCAGTGTCACTATTGGCACGGACGGTACGGTATCGATTACTGAAGCAGGTAACAGTAATTCACAAACACTTGGCCAAATCAGCTTGGTTAGATTTATTAACCCTACAGGCCTAAAAGCGTTAGGTGGCAGTTTATACCAACAAACAAGTGCAAGTGGTCCTGCGAATGAATATACCCCAGGGCAATCGGGTACTGGTCAGTTAAAGCAAGGGGCTTTAGAAGGCTCGAACGTAAGCGTGGTACAGGAAATGGTAGCGATGATTTCGACTCAGCGCGCTTACGATATGGACTCTAAAATGGTCACGGCGACTGACCAGATGTTACAGAAAATCAGTCAGGTGAGCTAA
- the fliA gene encoding RNA polymerase sigma factor FliA: MYSTVHQEALSAYSELSCKSPEQLVHQYLPLVKRITSRVVNQVGQPIPREDMEQAGLMGLWEAVTRIDTLQSEQFERFASLRIRGAIIDELRRNDWRPRPLQKRVQQIRDTIAQLSSRDGQPPSEQQVANELLISLDEYHRILNDIQASQLMSFVPEMFEQEQPESLDPLIEQLSSQQEKQNLVKALQLLPEREQMLLHFHYNLDLNLSEIAQIFEVGRARACQLHKQALLRLRSVWQEYN; encoded by the coding sequence ATGTATTCCACTGTCCATCAGGAAGCGCTCAGCGCGTATAGTGAACTGAGCTGTAAGTCACCCGAACAACTAGTACATCAATACTTGCCATTGGTAAAACGGATCACATCCCGAGTAGTCAATCAAGTAGGCCAACCGATTCCAAGGGAGGATATGGAGCAAGCTGGTCTAATGGGCCTGTGGGAAGCTGTTACACGTATAGATACTTTGCAAAGTGAACAATTTGAACGTTTTGCTAGCTTACGCATACGTGGCGCAATTATCGATGAACTCAGGCGCAATGATTGGCGACCACGTCCATTACAAAAACGTGTACAGCAAATTCGTGACACGATAGCGCAATTGAGTAGCCGAGATGGTCAGCCGCCTAGTGAGCAACAAGTTGCGAATGAACTTTTGATTTCACTCGATGAATACCATCGTATTCTGAATGATATTCAGGCCAGCCAATTGATGAGCTTTGTGCCTGAAATGTTCGAGCAAGAACAGCCAGAAAGTTTAGACCCGTTGATAGAGCAGCTTAGCAGCCAGCAGGAAAAACAGAATTTAGTAAAAGCGTTGCAGTTGTTGCCGGAAAGAGAACAGATGTTGCTCCATTTCCATTACAACCTTGACCTAAATTTAAGTGAAATTGCGCAAATATTCGAAGTAGGCCGTGCAAGAGCATGTCAACTTCATAAACAAGCGCTATTGCGGCTTCGATCAGTGTGGCAAGAGTATAATTAG
- a CDS encoding flagellar basal body-associated FliL family protein has translation MQKKNFIGLIASLAVGVVIGTAGLYLYQAATQTNVIANKHPKPLYQEVKPLVVSLMQQGEIHYFEVDLTVVTHNVREEKQLQAYQPFLRSNLISFISHYPFKYLANSANEAKFRLAALKEIRTIMQQKTGQESISDLLITKYVLE, from the coding sequence ATGCAGAAGAAAAATTTCATTGGCTTAATTGCCTCCTTAGCGGTTGGAGTCGTTATCGGCACTGCGGGTCTATATCTTTATCAGGCAGCAACGCAAACTAATGTTATCGCGAACAAGCATCCGAAACCCCTATATCAAGAGGTAAAGCCTTTAGTGGTTAGCTTAATGCAACAAGGTGAAATTCACTACTTTGAAGTGGACCTAACCGTGGTCACTCATAACGTCAGAGAAGAAAAGCAGCTTCAAGCATATCAACCTTTTTTACGAAGTAACTTAATTAGTTTTATTAGTCACTACCCATTTAAATATCTTGCGAACAGTGCCAATGAGGCGAAGTTTCGTTTGGCCGCACTAAAAGAAATTAGGACCATTATGCAGCAAAAAACTGGACAAGAATCGATTAGTGATCTGTTAATCACCAAATACGTACTCGAGTAA
- the fliD gene encoding flagellar filament capping protein FliD has protein sequence MSGVGSAVSINGITLNQSFAQSIATAEYQSQLKNLQTEDYNTQTDISAYSKIVAAMKAAEAALAKITSNDTNKVTSSSSAITADISSGATSAFTSSMTIGVSQLASSQEDISSGWSSTTQTSSSSTITVDVNGTKTSIKVAAKSSMQDIAKDINAAGAGVKASVMTVSGGQQKLIIQGDNIGKSASFTVSATGDSSVTSLMSNLTTAQTAQDAIVTIGSGSNAKPQSFSSNKITVSGVTLTLNSTTASNAPATISGTVSTSTLEANIQSFVSAYNTLMTTYAPYVKSGTATSSSDSSSSTSAGPLSDDQTALSAHKQLTGLLDQVTSDRDFELSNLGLSLSGDQMSFDSSQFTKTMNSTQSANYSGPTVADYSKTLSTLVGNLSTILKESTDTTSKTGIQAQVTVLNQQDSSYQTQIYKVKSDMVTTAQTLYNGFQQANNVIASMQSAQTLMKALFLSSSSDSSS, from the coding sequence ATGAGCGGTGTCGGTAGCGCGGTGAGCATTAACGGGATTACCTTAAATCAATCTTTTGCACAAAGCATAGCAACAGCAGAATATCAATCTCAGCTAAAGAATCTACAGACGGAAGATTACAATACTCAAACCGATATTTCTGCTTACAGCAAAATAGTTGCTGCGATGAAAGCGGCTGAAGCTGCATTGGCCAAGATTACTTCGAACGACACCAACAAAGTGACCAGCTCATCGTCAGCAATTACCGCTGATATTAGCTCGGGCGCCACGTCAGCTTTTACTAGCAGTATGACAATTGGAGTGAGCCAGCTAGCATCGTCTCAGGAGGATATTTCTTCCGGCTGGAGTAGTACTACGCAAACTTCATCTTCCTCAACGATTACTGTGGACGTTAATGGTACGAAAACCTCAATCAAAGTCGCGGCTAAAAGTTCCATGCAAGATATTGCGAAAGATATCAACGCTGCTGGTGCTGGGGTCAAAGCTTCGGTCATGACCGTAAGTGGTGGACAGCAGAAGTTGATTATCCAAGGTGACAACATAGGTAAAAGCGCTAGTTTCACGGTGTCTGCAACTGGTGACAGCAGCGTAACTAGTTTGATGAGTAACCTAACCACAGCTCAAACAGCTCAGGATGCCATTGTGACGATAGGTAGTGGTTCTAATGCAAAGCCGCAAAGCTTTTCAAGCAACAAAATTACCGTTTCCGGTGTTACTCTGACTCTGAATTCGACCACAGCCTCAAATGCACCAGCGACGATTAGCGGCACTGTGAGCACGAGTACTTTAGAAGCGAATATCCAAAGCTTTGTATCCGCCTATAACACGCTAATGACCACCTATGCACCTTACGTAAAGTCTGGTACAGCCACCAGTAGCAGTGATAGTTCATCCAGTACGTCTGCTGGTCCATTATCGGATGATCAAACGGCTTTATCAGCCCACAAACAGCTGACAGGATTACTTGACCAGGTTACTTCTGATCGAGATTTTGAACTATCAAACTTGGGGCTTAGTTTATCGGGCGATCAGATGTCATTTGATAGCTCTCAGTTTACAAAAACGATGAATAGTACCCAAAGCGCAAACTATAGTGGCCCGACTGTTGCTGATTACAGCAAGACACTTTCTACTCTAGTTGGCAATTTGAGTACGATTTTAAAGGAGAGCACTGATACAACCTCAAAAACTGGAATTCAGGCGCAAGTAACAGTACTAAATCAACAGGACTCTTCGTATCAGACTCAGATATATAAAGTAAAGTCTGACATGGTGACCACCGCGCAGACCTTGTATAACGGGTTCCAACAAGCGAACAATGTTATTGCATCAATGCAAAGTGCTCAAACTTTAATGAAAGCTCTATTTTTGAGCTCATCCTCAGACAGCAGTAGTTAA
- a CDS encoding flagellar basal body rod protein FlgF codes for MDRSIYIAMTGANEAMEQQNLTANNLANVNTTGFQAQIANAESKNVAGNGWQTRTMAVEGDTGISGSIGSAIETGRMLDVMPSANGYLTVLDSSGKEAYTRDGNIQITASGELMIRGHAVLGTSGPIILPPDSSLQIGTDGSIETQQPGGAGVVELAKLKLVHAKASTLKRGSNGLIYTRSARTLPESSATSVQSGMLEGSNVNSVKQMVSMLNASRQYDLQVRVMQTASQLEKSGDTLLQPAS; via the coding sequence GTGGATCGCTCTATTTATATTGCCATGACGGGAGCCAACGAAGCGATGGAACAGCAAAACCTGACTGCGAACAATTTGGCTAACGTTAATACGACAGGTTTTCAAGCACAAATCGCTAATGCTGAAAGTAAGAACGTAGCTGGTAATGGTTGGCAAACACGTACTATGGCAGTAGAAGGAGACACCGGTATATCTGGATCGATAGGTAGCGCAATCGAAACCGGACGTATGCTGGATGTAATGCCTTCGGCCAATGGCTATTTGACGGTATTGGACTCTTCAGGGAAAGAGGCTTATACCCGAGACGGCAACATTCAAATTACCGCTAGTGGCGAATTAATGATACGGGGCCATGCGGTTTTGGGTACATCTGGCCCTATCATACTGCCACCAGACTCAAGTTTACAGATTGGCACTGATGGTTCCATCGAAACTCAACAACCCGGTGGTGCTGGAGTCGTTGAACTTGCGAAACTTAAGTTAGTACATGCTAAGGCTTCTACTTTGAAACGCGGGAGCAATGGGCTGATATACACACGGAGTGCCCGAACGTTACCGGAGTCTAGTGCCACTTCAGTACAGTCTGGAATGTTGGAAGGAAGTAATGTTAATTCCGTTAAGCAGATGGTATCTATGCTCAATGCTAGCCGCCAATATGATTTACAAGTCAGAGTGATGCAAACCGCCAGTCAACTTGAAAAATCCGGTGACACCTTGTTGCAACCGGCAAGCTAA